The Terriglobales bacterium genomic sequence GAGTACGGCGGGCGAAAGAAGCGGGGCTTAACTCCGAGCTTGGCGCCGAAGAGGCGCTCGGTGACGTTGATCTCCGTTTCAAATCGCCACGGCGAAATCTCCTCGATGTTCGGATGAGTGAGCGTGTGATTGCCGATCTCGTGGCCTTCGTCGTAAATGCGTTTCACCAAGCCGGGATCGTTTTCTGACGGAATGCCGATGAGAAAGAACGTTGCCAGTGCGTGCTTGCGCTTGAGTACATCGAGGATCTGCGGCGTATAGGTTGGATCGGGACCATCGTCGAAGGTGATCGCGATCTTCTTCTCTTTGTACCCATAAGCTTCGAGCTGATACGGATTCGGTAGCTTCGTGAAATGCTCTTCGGTTACCAGTTCCGAATCGGGATCGACCACGACTGTCCGCTTGCCAGGCGACGGACGCTGCATGATACGCAGGATCTCGCCTCGTCCTTCGATGGACACGTCCGGACCAGAAGGAACTTCAGCAAGTTTCGTTACGGGATCGGAGGCGCGTGGCTTGTCCCAGATTTCCCAGAGTGAACGGTCTTCGGAGCCGAGGCGCCACAACGCAAAAGTCCGAATGCCCATGTTGCGCGCGGCGCGCATTTGATTCAACGCGGTTACGGCGTCGAGAAACCAGATCTGATGCGTGGTACCGTCGTCCTCGTCGTACGCGAAGTGCGGATTGAGCGAGTCGGAATCGAGGTCGATGGGCGTCTCGGACTCGGCCGAACGAATCCACGCGTCCTGCACGGAAAGATTGCAGACTGTCGAGTGCGTCCCCTCAGGACACTCCACCGGCTTGTTGCCCCACTCGTACCCATAATTTCCGATCGCGATGATGAGCTTGTCACGAGGAATAATTTTCAGCGCCTTCTGAATATTGCCGACGAAGAAGGCGTGACTCGCTACCGGTCCGGCTTTGCTCTCCGACTGATGCTCGTCGTAATTCATAAGGATGAGACCGTCGGAATTATCGGCAAGGTACTTGTAGTTGAAGTCGTCGTCGTCGGCCGGGACGTTGATGTACATCTTCAGTCCGCGGCCGTGAAGGTCGGCGGCCATCTCGCCGATCAGAGCGTTGAAGGCGGGCTGAGCGGTGCGCGGAAAGTCCTCAAAGTCGACCGAAACGCCCTTAAACTTGTTGTCGGAAGCCAGAAAAGTGAGCAGTTGGCGCCTGAAATTTGCGCGTCCATCGGCGTTACCGAAGAAGTCTCCAACGTTTTGCAGCCACTTTCCCGATGCGGGATCGAAGTTATTGACCAGCGGAAAGACCTCAATGTCGGCTTTTGTCTGCCGAATAAGCGGCATTACCTGGTCGTCAACCTGGTGAATTGACGTGCCGCGAACGACGTCAAACATCTCGTTAGTAAGCGGATCGGAGCCTTGAATGCGTCCGTCAGGCGTCAAAACGTGCAGCCATTCCGGGTATAGCAGGTCGATTTGCGGCAGATATTCCTTCAGCGAAGAGTACGCACCCTTGTCCCAGGTGACGTAAAACGCTGCGCGTAAGCCCTCATCTTCGTTCAGTGGAACCTGCGAAGGCGGTTTTTTCGTCTTGCGATGCGATCCGCGAGCAGGGCCAGCGTGCTTTTTTGTGTCGCGAACGGGCTTATAAGTACGCTTGGTTTCGGGCCAAATCGTCTGCGGTAGAGCCTCAGAACGCAGCGATGTGTACATGAAAACGGCCACAACAAGCGTAATTACGATCCCGGAAATGTGCATTAGCAGGCGCAGATTGCGCCAGCGCTTGAGTTGTGGATCGTAAAAAACCGGCTTGGCCATGCGGAATCAGCTACTAAGCTGCTAAGCTTCTGAGCTTTTAAGCGTTGTTAACGACACGAAAAGTGCGCCTGGAAGATGTCAATTTCGTTGCATAAAGCTTAACAGCTTAGAAGCCTAGGAGCTTAGCAGCTTGTTTTCCCGCAACAAAGTGTACTTCTTAGTCCTGACTTTGCTGGGATTTGCGCTGCGCGGATACTTCCTGCACTGGCATTTCCTCTTCGAGGGCGACTCGCTGGTCTACGGCGATTTGGCCAAAAACTGGCTTTTGCACGGCGTTTACGGCATAACGGACAACGGCCAGGTGATGCCGGTGGACATCCGAATGCCTGGATATCCAGCGTTTTTGGCCGCAATTTTCAGGCTTTTTGGCATTGAACACTACGGCGCAGTGGTGCTTACGCAGCTTGGAATTGATCTCGCAACGTGCTTTCTGATCGCTGCAGGCGCGCGCCGATTGTGGTCTGAGAGTGCGGGAAAGATCGCTTTTGCGCTGGCCGTGCTGTGTCCTTTCACGGCGAACTACACCGCAACTCCCTTACCAGAGACCATCGCGATCTTTGGAGCGGCCTTCGCGCTCTTCTTTGCGCTTAGTGCGGTACAGAAAATGCGTCGCGCTCCATCCTGGGATGTCGCTCATTCCTTCGCAATCGGCGACTGGATTCTTTCCGGATTGGGAATCGCGTTGAGCATTTACCTGCGTCCGGACGGCGGAATACTCCTTGTTTCCATCGGTTTATACCTGCTTTGGCTGGCAATTACGCAGCGCGAGGGAGAATTTATATGGGTTGCCGTGCTGCTTGGGGTTGTTTCTTTGCTGCCGTTGCTGCCGTGGACGCTTCGCAACTGGCGCACATTGCAGGTAGTCGAGCCGTTAGCACCGTTCTATGCGCAGCTTCCGGGCGAATATGTGCCCAAAGGTTTTAATCGCTGGACGAAAACGTGGATGGTCGACTTCCTCTCCGTCATGAATGTGTACTGGAATGTGTCGGCAGAAGGCAATGGAGAGGCGGTCGATGTCAGCAACATCCCTTCGCGCGCGTACGATAACGCTGCTCAAAAGCAGAGTACGGAGCAGCTTTTTGCTCAATATAACCAGGCCTTGACGCTCACTCCCGAAATGGATCGAGCCTTTGCGGATCTCGCAGATGAGCGCATTCGTGCGCATCCTGTGCGGTATTACGTGATGTTACCCCTGGCAAGACTGGCGGATATGTGGCTGCGTCCGCGCACTGAGATGCTGAACCTGCAGCTTGACTGGTGGAATTGGGAGAATGTTCCGCAGGAATCGGCTGCATCGGTGGGGCTGGCGCTACTGAATCTGTTCTACGTCGCGGCTGCGTTGATGTCTTTGCAGCGCAAATTGCCGGGTAGCGCGATGCTATGGATGTTCATTTTGTGTCGTTCCGCGCTGCTGGCAACGCTTCCCAATCCGGAACCGCGTTACACCCTGGAGTGTTTTCCGGCCTTGTTGATGCTCGCGGGTGCTGGACTGGCGAGAGAGGCGAATTAAACCACGGAGTCACGGAGAAGGCAGAGGATGTCCCTTTGTGGCACAAACGCCCTCGGCTTTGGTTCTGACCCTCAGGGCTTACGCCGCTGGCTCCGCTTCTGTCGGCCCTTCGGGCCCGATTCAGGCTAAATTTCTCTCGGGACCAGGCCACGAATCCGACCTTCTGTCCCACACGCTGCCCGGCTAGCTAAGTGGCTGATCCTTAAATACTTATTTACAAAACCGAGTACTGTCCCAGTGTCCCGAAACCCCATGCATCCTGGGACAGTGGGACAGTAGCTTCTTGGAGAACAACCGTGAACTCGAGCGGTTGCCCCTTGTCGGCTTTGGGCGAAGCCAAAGCCGAGGGCGGGCTGTGCCACTTGGGCTGTGCCTCTCTCCGTGACTCCGTGGCGAAAAAGGTCTTACTCGGCGACGGGTCGATCCGACATGCGGAACTGGGTGCGGAAGTGTTCCGAGAGCAGGCCGATGGCTTCACGATTGGCGTCGGCATCGGTTTGCACGAGGTATTTCATGGCTTCGACCAGCAATTTCTGGCCCTGAATGTAGCGCTTGTCGCTGATGCGCGGAGTGCGGCGCCGCTTCGGGTCGGGGACTACAGGGAGGGTAAATAGTCTGGCCAAGCTCTGATCCTCGGAATTGGGGGACTGGACTACGAGAGTAGATAGGACTCAAAAACTCCCTCGTCCGTTGCCAGTATAGGTGGCGATCTACTCAGAGAAAAGAGACTTTTTTTGAAGTAACCGCTGGGTAAACGCCTATTTCCCCTTCACAGTCTTAACGCTGCCGGAAGTGTGCAGCTTAAACACATCGTCCGGAACTTTGCCGTTCAGCTTGATGTTGCTGTAGTCCGCTATGCGGTAGTCGCCGGAAGGCTCGAAGAACTGCTGTTTCAACGAGATTCCCCTCGCTGGATCGATCCAGATCACGATTTGGGCGAAC encodes the following:
- a CDS encoding glycosyltransferase, translating into MAKPVFYDPQLKRWRNLRLLMHISGIVITLVVAVFMYTSLRSEALPQTIWPETKRTYKPVRDTKKHAGPARGSHRKTKKPPSQVPLNEDEGLRAAFYVTWDKGAYSSLKEYLPQIDLLYPEWLHVLTPDGRIQGSDPLTNEMFDVVRGTSIHQVDDQVMPLIRQTKADIEVFPLVNNFDPASGKWLQNVGDFFGNADGRANFRRQLLTFLASDNKFKGVSVDFEDFPRTAQPAFNALIGEMAADLHGRGLKMYINVPADDDDFNYKYLADNSDGLILMNYDEHQSESKAGPVASHAFFVGNIQKALKIIPRDKLIIAIGNYGYEWGNKPVECPEGTHSTVCNLSVQDAWIRSAESETPIDLDSDSLNPHFAYDEDDGTTHQIWFLDAVTALNQMRAARNMGIRTFALWRLGSEDRSLWEIWDKPRASDPVTKLAEVPSGPDVSIEGRGEILRIMQRPSPGKRTVVVDPDSELVTEEHFTKLPNPYQLEAYGYKEKKIAITFDDGPDPTYTPQILDVLKRKHALATFFLIGIPSENDPGLVKRIYDEGHEIGNHTLTHPNIEEISPWRFETEINVTERLFGAKLGVKPRFFRPPYSIDQEPDTADQVKPLELTQEMGYITVGDKIDPSDWSMSPRYSAEQIAENVFKNLDKGNIILLHDGGGDRTQTVKALPAIIDGIRARGYEIVPVSTLIDQTRAQVMPELTAPREVWAARVDNLAFWMFSIVLIGVQMIFFLGDILMTGRLLIIGALATTDRIRGSSSQNLDPKFQPPVAVLIPAYNEEKVIERTIRSVLASHYANLRVIVIDDGSKDRTLEIATNKFQNEINAGRVIVLTKPNSGKAEALNYGLEHVTEDFYVGIDADTVIAREAIARLIPHFADQRIGAVAGNAKVGNRVNIWTRWQALEYITSQNFERRALDLLGAVTVVPGALGAWRTETVRKAGGYHVNTVAEDADLTMNMLRSGYRVIYEDRALAYTEAPVSARGLMRQRFRWSFGILQAVWKHRGALLRRGALGWFALPNIVIFQIMLPLVSPLIDVMFVVSALWYLIDRHFHPYAANPATFQKLVIYFVSFLIIDFLASSLAFALERRDPRQHEDYWLLADIWIQRFTYRQVFSVVLFKTIKRAIDGRAFSWEKLERTAALSHGGD
- a CDS encoding glycosyltransferase family 39 protein, encoding MFSRNKVYFLVLTLLGFALRGYFLHWHFLFEGDSLVYGDLAKNWLLHGVYGITDNGQVMPVDIRMPGYPAFLAAIFRLFGIEHYGAVVLTQLGIDLATCFLIAAGARRLWSESAGKIAFALAVLCPFTANYTATPLPETIAIFGAAFALFFALSAVQKMRRAPSWDVAHSFAIGDWILSGLGIALSIYLRPDGGILLVSIGLYLLWLAITQREGEFIWVAVLLGVVSLLPLLPWTLRNWRTLQVVEPLAPFYAQLPGEYVPKGFNRWTKTWMVDFLSVMNVYWNVSAEGNGEAVDVSNIPSRAYDNAAQKQSTEQLFAQYNQALTLTPEMDRAFADLADERIRAHPVRYYVMLPLARLADMWLRPRTEMLNLQLDWWNWENVPQESAASVGLALLNLFYVAAALMSLQRKLPGSAMLWMFILCRSALLATLPNPEPRYTLECFPALLMLAGAGLAREAN